Proteins encoded together in one Diabrotica undecimpunctata isolate CICGRU chromosome 3, icDiaUnde3, whole genome shotgun sequence window:
- the LOC140435985 gene encoding uncharacterized protein, whose protein sequence is MNSHLTVDQYCLFFHTNICHVCKGIEHLKRCAQCKSVAYCSKDHQKVDWKHHKDFCSALTRVNNECSFIELTNFDEFLTVKKLKYRLLCKYLNRDLSDYEHQIWMFPRICEICYTSDVHIECEKCRSVFFCSEDHKHKFQSKHENYCKSFKLNLEIGLYPIFNDVDVVEIEANTISSDVLILPSTLEELTNLYDKKFSKGDFMTKIRKYNCLSPVATILYGLEKIGIVSNRKIEKDMLNIHFVGGDMYEIGRLWLHMAELIFHWIENLNSLDFIVIGPDLNHNGTTDKFTFQLCSACKNRKCKTTVTFHTQLYHNMVTHLKKPDVVVAYNSGIHANKVENFLSENDNLPEYLWRESVEYLVLNKNIPLILTAYILEEIRKDIKEVKNHAKTEVKVLVDPHRNPFSDRKPCRQFESQEDPLFFINGYMAVVAQV, encoded by the coding sequence ATGAATTCTCATTTGACTGTAGATCAGTATTGTCTATTTTTTCATACTAATATTTGTCATGTTTGCAAAGGaatagaacatttgaaaagatGCGCTCAATGCAAGAGTGTAGCGTATTGCTCAAAAGATCATCAGAAAGTTGATTGGAAACATCACAAAGACTTCTGTTCGGCTTTGACAAGAGTCAACAATGAGTGCTCTTTCATTGAATTAACAAATTTTGATGAGTTCCTTACAGTAAAGAAACTGAAATACAGATTACTCTGCAAATATCTAAATCGTGATTTATCTGACTATGAACATCAAATATGGATGTTCCCAAGGATTTGTGAGATCTGCTACACAAGTGATGTCCATATTGAATGCGAGAAGTGTAGAAGTGTTTTCTTTTGTTCAGAAGATCACAAGCACAAATTTCAAAGTAAACATGAGAACTACTGTAAGAGTTTTAaactgaatctggaaattggatTATATCCAATATTTAATGATGTTGATGTAGTTGAAATAGAAGCAAACACAATTTCTAGTGATGTTCTAATCTTACCGTCTACTCTAGAAGAGCTTACTAATTTATATGATAAAAAGTTCTCAAAAGGTGATTTTATGACTAAAATTAGGAAATACAATTGTTTGTCACCAGTTGCCACAATATTGTATGGActtgaaaaaattggaatagtaTCTAATAGGAAAATTGAAAAAGATATGCTCAATATTCATTTTGTTGGAGGTGACATGTATGAAATTGGTAGATTGTGGCTACATATGGCAGAACTAATATTTCATTGGATAGAGAATCTAAATTCATTGGATTTTATTGTAATTGGACCTGACCTAAACCATAATGGTACAACAGATAAATTTACTTTTCAATTGTGTAGTGcttgtaaaaatagaaaatgtaAAACAACTGTAACATTCCATACACAGCTTTATCACAATATGGTGACCCATTTGAAAAAACCTGATGTAGTTGTAGCTTATAATAGTGGTATACATGCTAATAAagtagaaaattttttatctgaGAATGACAATCTTCCTGAATATTTGTGGAGAGAAAGCGTTGAATACTTGGTTCttaataaaaatattcctttgATATTAACTGCTTATATTTTGGAAGAAATAAGAAAGGATATTAAAGAGGTTAAGAATCATGCCAAAACTGAAGTAAAGGTGTTAGTTGACCCACATCGAAATCCATTTTCTGATAGAAAGCCATGTAGACAGTTTGAGAGTCAAGAAGACCCCTTGTTCTTTATTAATGGATATATGGCTGTGGTGGCTCAGGTCTAA